Proteins encoded together in one Nostoc sp. PCC 7524 window:
- a CDS encoding cyanophycinase, giving the protein MTRAFPSIARFLKATGTMLLRVISRLKAYLRFDFDSNTAEILPTLAGPVFNLGGGGTDVEAAIQWMINQVRGGANSPHKINVVVIRTYGSDDYNRLIYSMKGVNSVATLIVSNRQDANRDDILRKIRNAGVVFFAGGDQCQYIRSWKNTKLEAAVQSVYKRGGGIGGTSAGAMILSDFIYDACACEDPIETKDALEDPYQNITFTYNFFRWHHLQGTIIDTHFDSRKRMGRIMAFIARQIQDGVSRSALGIAISEETSIVVDKYGKAKVMGRNAAYFVLGDHPPEVCKPRTPLTYHDYKIWRVPSGNTFDLNNPPSRGYYFRSVKRGRFDSDPY; this is encoded by the coding sequence ATGACAAGGGCATTCCCAAGTATAGCCAGGTTCTTGAAAGCAACAGGAACTATGTTGTTGAGGGTGATTAGCCGCCTGAAAGCATACCTGAGATTTGACTTTGATAGCAACACTGCCGAGATTCTGCCCACCTTAGCTGGCCCTGTGTTTAACTTAGGTGGTGGCGGGACTGACGTAGAAGCAGCTATCCAGTGGATGATCAACCAAGTCAGAGGCGGTGCTAATTCTCCCCATAAAATCAATGTTGTAGTTATCCGCACCTATGGTAGTGATGACTACAATCGCTTGATTTATAGCATGAAAGGTGTGAACTCTGTAGCAACATTGATAGTCAGCAATCGCCAAGATGCTAACAGAGATGATATTTTACGCAAAATTAGAAATGCTGGGGTAGTTTTTTTTGCTGGTGGTGATCAATGCCAATACATTCGCAGTTGGAAAAACACCAAACTAGAAGCGGCTGTCCAGTCCGTTTACAAAAGGGGTGGCGGTATTGGTGGCACTAGCGCCGGGGCAATGATTCTCAGTGATTTTATTTACGATGCTTGTGCTTGTGAAGACCCTATTGAAACTAAGGATGCTTTGGAAGATCCTTACCAGAATATTACCTTTACCTACAACTTTTTCCGATGGCATCATTTACAGGGAACGATTATTGATACCCATTTTGATAGTCGTAAACGCATGGGGCGCATTATGGCGTTTATTGCCCGACAAATTCAAGATGGTGTGTCTAGGAGTGCTTTAGGTATCGCCATTAGTGAGGAGACATCGATAGTTGTAGATAAATATGGTAAAGCGAAAGTGATGGGGAGGAATGCAGCCTATTTTGTTTTAGGAGATCATCCACCAGAGGTATGTAAACCCAGAACACCCTTGACATATCACGACTACAAAATTTGGCGTGTTCCCAGTGGTAATACCTTCGACTTGAATAATCCACCTAGTAGGGGTTATTATTTTCGGAGTGTGAAGCGGGGTAGGTTTGATTCTGATCCCTATTAG
- a CDS encoding glycosyltransferase family 4 protein, with protein MKILVLSWEFPPRIVGGIARHVAELYPELVKLGHEIHLITVEVGHASMYEVVEGIHVHRIPVSHSNDFFHWVVNFNQSMGHHGGKLIAEEGPFDLIHAHDWLVGDAAIALKHTFKIPLIATIHATEYGRYNGIHNDVQNYIHGKENLLAYNAWRIIVCTNYMRQEVARTLASPWDKIDVIHNGIRPEKKKHHEDFHAQDFRRQFAADHEKIVYYVGRMTYEKGVSVLMNAAPKVLWEMGGYVKFVIVGGGNTDNLKRQAWDLGIWDKCYFTGFLTDEYLDKFQTVADCAVFPSLYEPFGIVALESFASRVPVVVSDTGGFPEVVQHTKTGVVTGVNNPDSLAWGILEVLRNPGYRQWLVDNAYEDLERRFSWPKLAQQTDAVYQKVLEERSQVDW; from the coding sequence ATGAAGATACTGGTACTAAGTTGGGAATTTCCACCGAGAATAGTTGGCGGTATCGCGCGTCATGTGGCAGAGTTATACCCCGAATTAGTCAAGTTAGGCCATGAGATCCACTTGATTACAGTAGAGGTTGGTCATGCTTCGATGTATGAGGTAGTGGAGGGAATTCACGTACATCGAATCCCAGTTTCCCACAGTAATGACTTTTTTCATTGGGTAGTCAATTTTAATCAGAGTATGGGACATCATGGTGGTAAGTTAATTGCGGAGGAAGGGCCGTTTGACTTAATCCATGCTCATGATTGGCTAGTTGGAGATGCCGCGATCGCTCTCAAGCATACCTTTAAAATTCCCCTGATTGCTACCATCCACGCCACGGAATACGGACGCTACAACGGCATTCACAACGATGTCCAGAACTATATTCACGGTAAAGAAAACTTACTGGCTTACAACGCTTGGCGGATTATCGTCTGTACCAATTATATGCGCCAAGAGGTAGCGCGAACCTTAGCTAGCCCTTGGGATAAAATCGATGTCATTCATAACGGTATCCGCCCCGAAAAGAAAAAACATCACGAAGATTTTCACGCCCAAGATTTTCGCCGCCAGTTCGCCGCCGACCATGAGAAAATTGTCTATTATGTGGGGCGGATGACCTACGAAAAGGGTGTCTCAGTCTTAATGAATGCTGCCCCCAAGGTACTTTGGGAAATGGGTGGCTATGTCAAGTTTGTGATTGTTGGGGGAGGTAACACAGATAACCTCAAACGTCAAGCTTGGGATTTGGGAATTTGGGATAAATGTTATTTTACCGGCTTCCTAACCGATGAATATTTAGATAAATTCCAAACTGTGGCTGATTGTGCTGTTTTTCCCAGCCTTTACGAACCTTTCGGCATTGTGGCTTTAGAAAGCTTCGCCTCGCGGGTTCCTGTAGTGGTATCCGATACAGGCGGATTCCCAGAGGTAGTGCAGCATACTAAAACTGGGGTTGTTACCGGGGTGAATAATCCCGATTCATTGGCGTGGGGAATTTTGGAAGTGTTGCGAAATCCCGGTTATCGCCAATGGTTGGTTGATAATGCCTATGAAGATTTAGAACGCCGCTTTAGCTGGCCGAAATTAGCTCAACAAACCGATGCTGTTTATCAAAAAGTATTAGAGGAGCGATCGCAAGTTGATTGGTAA
- the lepA gene encoding translation elongation factor 4: MTDVPAVRIRNFCIIAHIDHGKSTLADRLLQATGTVEDRQMKEQFLDNMDLERERGITIKLQAARMNYQAQDGQQYVLNLIDTPGHVDFSYEVSRSLAACEGALLVVDASQGVEAQTLANVYLALEHNLEIIPVLNKIDLPGAEPDRVISEIEEIIGLDCSGAILASAKEGIGISEILEAIVERVPPAPDTVDERLRALIFDSYYDAYRGVIVYFRVMDGKLKKGDRVHLMASGKEYEIDELGVLSPTQKQVDELHAGEVGYLAAAIKAVADARVGDTITLANAKATEPLPGYTEANPMVFCGMFPIDADQFEDLREALEKLRLNDAALHYEPETSSAMGFGFRCGFLGLLHMEIVQERLEREYDLDLIITAPSVVYKVITTKGEELYIDNPSHLPAPNDRERIEEPYVQVEMITPETYVGTLMELSQNRRGVFKDMKYLTQGRTTLTYELPLAEVVTDFFDQMKSRSRGYASMEYHLIGYRENPLVKLDIMINGDPVDSLAMIVHRDKAYGVGRSMAEKLKELIPRHQFKVPIQASIGSKVIASEHIPALRKDVLAKCYGGDISRKKKLLQKQAKGKKRMKSVGTVDVPQEAFMAVLRLDQS, translated from the coding sequence ATGACTGACGTTCCCGCAGTTCGCATTCGCAATTTTTGTATTATTGCCCACATTGACCACGGGAAATCCACCCTTGCCGATCGCCTCCTGCAAGCGACGGGAACTGTTGAAGACCGGCAGATGAAGGAACAGTTTCTCGATAACATGGATCTGGAACGGGAGCGCGGCATTACAATTAAGCTGCAAGCTGCCCGGATGAACTATCAAGCTCAAGATGGTCAGCAGTATGTGTTGAACCTGATTGATACCCCAGGTCATGTGGACTTTTCTTATGAGGTGTCGCGCAGTTTGGCGGCGTGTGAGGGGGCGTTGTTGGTGGTTGATGCTTCTCAAGGTGTAGAGGCACAAACTCTGGCTAACGTCTACCTAGCCCTGGAACATAATCTAGAAATTATCCCTGTTCTCAATAAAATTGATTTACCTGGGGCTGAACCAGACCGGGTAATCAGCGAAATTGAAGAAATTATCGGTCTTGATTGCAGTGGGGCAATTTTAGCCTCGGCGAAAGAGGGAATTGGTATTAGTGAAATTCTGGAAGCCATTGTGGAACGGGTACCACCCGCCCCGGATACCGTAGATGAACGTTTAAGAGCGTTAATCTTTGATAGCTACTATGATGCCTATCGCGGTGTCATCGTCTATTTCCGGGTGATGGATGGGAAGCTGAAAAAAGGCGATCGCGTCCACCTGATGGCTTCTGGCAAGGAATACGAAATTGATGAGTTAGGCGTTCTCTCTCCCACCCAAAAGCAAGTTGATGAACTCCACGCTGGAGAAGTAGGTTATTTAGCTGCCGCTATTAAAGCTGTAGCTGATGCACGGGTAGGTGATACCATCACCCTCGCCAACGCTAAAGCCACCGAACCTTTACCTGGTTACACCGAAGCCAACCCGATGGTTTTCTGTGGGATGTTCCCCATTGATGCTGATCAATTTGAAGACTTACGGGAAGCTTTAGAAAAACTGCGGCTGAATGATGCGGCGCTACATTACGAACCAGAAACTTCTAGCGCCATGGGGTTTGGTTTCCGGTGTGGGTTCTTGGGTTTGCTGCACATGGAAATTGTGCAAGAACGGTTAGAGAGAGAATACGACCTGGATTTAATTATTACAGCCCCCTCTGTGGTTTATAAGGTAATCACTACCAAGGGTGAAGAACTGTATATTGATAATCCCAGCCATTTACCTGCTCCCAACGATCGCGAACGCATCGAAGAACCCTACGTTCAAGTAGAAATGATTACACCAGAAACATACGTAGGTACGTTGATGGAGTTATCGCAAAATCGCCGGGGTGTGTTCAAAGATATGAAATATCTCACCCAAGGACGCACCACCCTGACTTACGAGTTACCTTTGGCGGAAGTTGTCACCGACTTTTTTGATCAGATGAAATCGCGATCGCGCGGTTATGCCAGCATGGAATATCATCTGATTGGCTACCGTGAGAATCCCTTGGTGAAGTTGGATATTATGATCAACGGTGATCCTGTGGATTCCTTAGCAATGATTGTCCACCGTGACAAAGCTTACGGTGTGGGACGCTCAATGGCAGAAAAACTTAAAGAATTGATTCCTCGCCACCAATTCAAAGTCCCCATTCAAGCATCAATTGGTAGTAAAGTCATCGCCAGTGAACATATTCCCGCCTTGCGGAAAGATGTACTTGCCAAGTGCTACGGCGGTGACATCAGCCGGAAGAAGAAACTGTTACAGAAACAGGCTAAAGGTAAAAAGCGCATGAAATCCGTCGGGACAGTTGATGTACCCCAGGAAGCTTTTATGGCTGTGTTGCGTTTAGATCAAAGTTGA
- a CDS encoding sensor histidine kinase — translation MTITASSQLPNIYSQNLELITHKADGLLPALGAELVYTQDGVGRYLSFYWHKSDLLGCNPEQIVTQCNEQKAFVPVDRVSYLETLHRVLTNLVPERCQCWFSCEQNLFELELAICPIIPPLGTAATTVLVTGRLLQLKVNHQEANVVINPPTQIDLAVRSQQHQRIVNKFTRNIRRTLDLDIIWQQTVDSLGKALRLERCIICPYQPSSSKVRVIAEYHQPELPSLLGSEIDVNTEPAFAQALATLEPIVMEIPGYNVCPQNKILVVATCYQDQANGLIAINLRDECYPLTDAELELAKEVADQLGTAIAHATLYKELEVARQKAEEASRLKSEFLANVSHEIRTPLNGMIGFLKLILEGMADDAEERNQFLAEAHHLSLHLLNIINDILDIAKIEAGKMELVCAPVKLDELFSDVENFMRPQAEAKNLSFRMQLPPTSDDIIVQGNYQRLLQVMLNLTGNAIKFTHEGGITISADVVLKKGKLPEQQFPGMVRVRVADTGIGVSLDKQDKLFQLFSQVDGSRTRQYGGTGLGLAISQKLVEAMGGEVHFYSLGEGLGSTVTFTVPLYQQPVMLSSTDMDSESCS, via the coding sequence ATGACTATTACTGCCAGCTCCCAATTGCCAAACATATATTCTCAGAATCTGGAATTGATTACTCATAAGGCTGATGGCTTATTACCAGCCCTCGGTGCTGAGTTGGTATATACGCAGGATGGCGTAGGGCGTTATCTGTCGTTTTATTGGCACAAAAGTGACCTTTTGGGATGCAACCCTGAACAAATAGTCACACAATGCAATGAACAGAAAGCTTTTGTACCAGTAGATAGAGTTTCCTATTTGGAAACATTGCATCGGGTGTTGACCAATTTGGTTCCAGAAAGGTGTCAGTGTTGGTTTAGCTGTGAGCAAAATTTATTCGAGTTGGAGTTGGCAATCTGTCCGATTATCCCGCCCTTGGGAACTGCCGCTACTACAGTCTTGGTTACAGGCAGGTTATTACAACTGAAAGTTAATCACCAAGAAGCAAACGTAGTTATTAATCCGCCTACACAGATAGATTTAGCTGTGCGATCGCAGCAACACCAAAGAATCGTCAATAAATTTACCAGAAATATTCGCCGGACTCTAGATTTAGATATCATCTGGCAACAAACAGTTGATAGTCTAGGTAAAGCATTGCGGCTAGAGAGGTGTATTATTTGTCCCTACCAGCCCTCTAGCTCCAAAGTGCGGGTGATAGCAGAGTACCATCAACCAGAACTTCCTTCCCTGCTGGGTTCAGAAATAGATGTGAATACTGAACCAGCCTTTGCTCAGGCGTTAGCCACCTTGGAACCAATTGTGATGGAAATTCCAGGGTATAATGTCTGTCCCCAAAACAAAATTTTAGTAGTGGCTACCTGCTATCAAGACCAAGCAAATGGCTTGATTGCCATTAATTTGCGAGATGAATGCTATCCCCTCACAGATGCAGAATTAGAATTAGCTAAAGAAGTAGCAGATCAGTTAGGAACTGCGATCGCTCATGCTACCCTGTACAAAGAACTAGAAGTAGCCAGACAAAAAGCCGAAGAAGCTTCCCGCCTCAAAAGTGAGTTTCTCGCTAACGTCTCCCATGAAATTCGTACACCTCTCAACGGCATGATTGGCTTTTTAAAGCTGATTTTAGAAGGCATGGCAGACGATGCTGAAGAAAGAAATCAGTTTTTAGCAGAAGCCCATCACCTATCTTTACATCTACTAAATATTATTAACGACATCTTAGATATAGCCAAAATTGAAGCTGGAAAAATGGAGCTGGTTTGCGCTCCCGTTAAGCTAGATGAGCTATTCTCTGATGTGGAAAACTTCATGCGTCCCCAAGCCGAAGCTAAAAACCTCAGTTTCCGGATGCAATTACCGCCTACCTCTGATGACATCATTGTTCAAGGCAACTACCAACGGCTATTGCAAGTCATGCTGAATTTGACGGGTAATGCCATCAAATTTACCCATGAAGGCGGTATTACTATTAGCGCCGATGTTGTCCTGAAAAAAGGTAAATTACCAGAACAGCAGTTTCCTGGCATGGTGAGAGTGAGGGTAGCCGACACAGGTATAGGTGTCTCCCTCGACAAACAAGACAAACTATTTCAACTCTTCTCCCAAGTAGACGGCTCTCGTACTCGCCAGTACGGTGGTACAGGTTTAGGATTGGCAATATCCCAGAAATTGGTAGAGGCTATGGGTGGGGAAGTACATTTTTATAGCCTCGGTGAAGGACTTGGTTCTACAGTCACCTTCACAGTACCCTTATATCAACAACCAGTCATGTTGTCATCTACTGACATGGACTCAGAAAGTTGTTCTTAA
- a CDS encoding Uma2 family endonuclease, which produces MVAQITKLDISWEPLPDNFQLEDEPVENTSQPILAGALRESLEIAGFIQPQMLIASNFAVCATVNGQFIAKAPDWVYVPCVKEIVGDRKSYTPNLEGDIPAVVMEFLSDTEGGEYSFKRTYPPGKWFFYEQILQVPIYVIFDPTGGLLEFYHLENGRYELKQPDENGHHWIAAMGLFLGTWHGTKEGRTGYWLRWWDESGNLLLWAVEQIEQERQRAEQERQQKERLMAYLQSQGIDPKDLPGNL; this is translated from the coding sequence ATGGTAGCCCAAATCACTAAACTGGACATTTCTTGGGAACCATTGCCCGATAATTTTCAGCTTGAGGATGAACCGGTGGAAAATACAAGTCAGCCAATTTTGGCTGGTGCTTTGCGTGAGAGCCTAGAAATTGCTGGTTTCATCCAACCCCAAATGTTAATTGCTTCCAATTTTGCTGTTTGTGCGACAGTCAACGGGCAATTTATTGCTAAAGCTCCTGATTGGGTGTATGTTCCTTGTGTAAAAGAAATTGTAGGCGATCGCAAAAGCTACACACCCAACTTAGAAGGAGATATTCCTGCGGTTGTCATGGAATTTTTATCTGATACGGAGGGGGGAGAATATTCTTTTAAGCGCACCTACCCGCCGGGTAAATGGTTTTTCTACGAGCAAATCTTACAAGTTCCAATTTACGTAATTTTTGACCCCACTGGCGGCTTGCTGGAATTTTATCACCTGGAAAACGGACGCTATGAGTTAAAGCAGCCCGATGAAAATGGTCATCATTGGATAGCGGCGATGGGATTATTTCTAGGAACTTGGCACGGTACAAAAGAGGGTAGAACAGGTTACTGGTTGCGGTGGTGGGATGAATCAGGTAACTTGTTGTTGTGGGCTGTGGAACAGATTGAACAAGAACGCCAACGCGCTGAACAAGAACGTCAGCAAAAAGAACGGCTCATGGCTTATTTACAATCTCAAGGTATTGATCCGAAGGATTTACCCGGCAACCTTTAA
- a CDS encoding NifU family protein gives MELTVENVEKVLDEMRPYLMSDGGNVELVELDGPIVKLRLQGACGSCPSSTMTLRMGLERRLREMIPEIAEVEQIM, from the coding sequence ATGGAATTAACAGTTGAAAACGTTGAAAAAGTCTTGGATGAAATGCGTCCTTACCTCATGTCTGATGGTGGCAACGTGGAACTCGTAGAACTCGATGGGCCAATTGTCAAACTGCGCCTGCAAGGTGCTTGTGGTTCTTGCCCCAGTTCCACCATGACCCTGAGAATGGGTCTGGAACGCCGTCTGCGGGAAATGATTCCCGAAATTGCCGAAGTTGAGCAAATCATGTAA
- a CDS encoding alpha-amylase/alpha-mannosidase has translation MSHPLYVAFIWHQHQPLYKSPGNGVSASSSQQYRLPWVRLHGTKDYLDLVLILEKYPKLHQTVNLVPSLILQLEDYIAGTAFDPYLKASLTPTEQLTQAQKEFIIQHFFDANHHTLIDPHPRYAELYYQRQEQGQAWCLANWGLAEYSDLLAWHNLAWIDPLFWDDPEIAAWLEQGRNFTLSDRQRIYSKQRDILSRIIPQHRKMQAAGQLEVTTTPYTHPILPLLADTNSGRVAVPHMTLPESRFQWAEDIPRHLRKAWELYKERFGQEPRGLWPSEQSVSPAILPYIVKQGFNWICSDEAVLGWTLKHFFHRDGAGNVLEPELLYKPYRLTTPAGDLAIVFRDHRLSDLIGFTYGAMPAKQAAADLVGHLQAIARKQRERPSEQPWLVTIALDGENCWEFYPQDGKPFLEALYHSLSNEPHIKLVTVSEFLQQFPATATIPGEQLHSGSWVDGSFTTWIGDPAKNRAWDYLTQARAMLASHPEATEENNPEAWEALYAAEGSDWFWWFGEGHSSNQDAIFDQLFREHLCGIYKALNEPIPPYLRQAVEVHEARADHSPESFIHPVIDGRGDEQDWNKAGRIEIGGARGTMHVSSAIQRLWYGVDHLNFYLRLDFKSGVKPGQDIPTELNLLWFYPDRTMHNSPIPLADVPDTAPLNYLYHHHLEINLLTQSVQFREAGEHYQWHCRSSRAQVALETCLELAVPWADLQVPPDYPLRLVLVLADEGCYKKYLPENALIPIEVP, from the coding sequence ATGTCTCACCCACTTTATGTCGCCTTCATTTGGCATCAACATCAGCCGTTGTACAAATCTCCTGGCAACGGTGTTTCAGCGTCTTCAAGTCAGCAATATCGTCTACCTTGGGTACGCTTGCATGGTACAAAAGATTATTTGGATTTGGTGTTAATTCTGGAAAAGTACCCTAAATTACACCAAACGGTGAATTTAGTACCATCCTTAATTCTGCAACTAGAAGATTATATTGCTGGTACTGCTTTTGACCCTTACCTCAAAGCCAGCTTGACACCTACAGAACAGCTGACTCAAGCACAAAAAGAATTTATCATTCAACATTTTTTTGATGCCAATCACCACACCTTAATTGATCCCCATCCCCGTTACGCCGAGTTGTATTACCAAAGGCAAGAACAAGGACAAGCTTGGTGTTTAGCTAATTGGGGATTGGCGGAGTATAGTGATTTGCTCGCATGGCATAATTTGGCATGGATAGATCCCCTGTTTTGGGATGATCCAGAAATTGCGGCTTGGTTAGAGCAGGGTCGTAACTTTACATTAAGCGATCGCCAGCGCATTTACTCCAAACAACGCGACATCCTCAGCCGCATCATCCCCCAACACCGTAAGATGCAAGCAGCAGGACAATTGGAAGTTACCACCACACCCTACACTCACCCAATTTTACCCTTGCTAGCTGATACCAACTCTGGGCGGGTCGCAGTGCCACACATGACTTTACCAGAGTCTCGCTTTCAGTGGGCTGAAGATATTCCTCGTCACTTACGTAAAGCTTGGGAATTATATAAAGAACGCTTTGGACAAGAACCCAGAGGTTTATGGCCTTCAGAACAGTCCGTAAGTCCCGCAATTTTGCCGTATATTGTCAAACAGGGATTTAACTGGATTTGTTCTGATGAAGCCGTCTTGGGATGGACATTGAAACACTTTTTCCACCGGGATGGGGCGGGGAATGTACTAGAACCTGAACTGTTGTATAAACCTTACCGCCTGACAACTCCAGCCGGAGATTTAGCCATTGTCTTCCGTGATCATAGATTATCAGATTTAATCGGTTTTACCTACGGGGCAATGCCCGCCAAACAAGCCGCAGCTGATTTAGTGGGACATTTGCAGGCGATCGCTAGAAAGCAAAGAGAACGTCCCAGTGAGCAACCTTGGTTAGTTACCATCGCTTTAGACGGCGAAAATTGTTGGGAATTTTACCCCCAAGACGGTAAACCCTTCTTAGAAGCTTTGTATCACAGTTTAAGTAACGAACCCCACATCAAACTCGTTACCGTCTCCGAATTCCTGCAACAGTTCCCAGCTACAGCCACCATCCCCGGAGAACAACTCCATAGCGGTTCATGGGTAGATGGCAGCTTTACCACTTGGATTGGCGATCCTGCCAAAAACCGCGCTTGGGACTACCTCACTCAAGCTAGGGCAATGCTAGCCAGTCATCCCGAAGCCACAGAAGAAAATAACCCCGAAGCCTGGGAAGCTTTATATGCTGCCGAAGGTTCTGACTGGTTTTGGTGGTTTGGGGAAGGACATTCTTCCAATCAAGATGCCATCTTTGACCAATTATTTCGTGAACATCTGTGTGGCATCTACAAAGCATTGAATGAACCAATACCACCATATCTTAGACAAGCCGTTGAGGTTCATGAAGCACGGGCAGATCATTCTCCCGAAAGCTTTATCCATCCTGTAATTGACGGTAGAGGTGATGAACAAGACTGGAACAAAGCCGGACGCATAGAAATCGGCGGCGCACGGGGAACAATGCACGTCAGCAGCGCCATTCAGCGTCTTTGGTATGGAGTCGATCACCTCAACTTTTATCTGCGCTTAGATTTTAAAAGTGGCGTGAAACCAGGCCAGGATATACCCACAGAGTTAAATTTGCTGTGGTTCTATCCAGATAGAACAATGCACAACAGCCCTATTCCGTTGGCAGACGTACCGGATACAGCCCCTCTGAATTACCTGTATCACCACCACTTAGAAATTAATTTACTCACCCAATCAGTACAATTTCGGGAAGCTGGAGAACATTATCAATGGCATTGCCGCAGCAGTCGCGCTCAAGTCGCTTTAGAAACCTGTTTAGAATTAGCAGTACCTTGGGCAGATTTACAAGTACCACCTGATTATCCCTTACGCTTGGTTTTAGTCCTAGCTGATGAAGGATGTTACAAAAAATACTTACCGGAAAATGCTTTAATTCCCATTGAAGTACCTTAG
- a CDS encoding RtcB family protein translates to MPYEKLEIKTQSPVLSWANHPLGSEEIKMAKNVASLPFVFKHVALMPDVHLGKGALVGSVIATKEAIIPAAVGVDIGCGMSAIKTPFTAEQLEGKLKKIRLDIEAAIPTGFNENKDAEKSVTNWQRWRDFQDLHRGVQDLQSKAMKQMGSLGGGNHFIEVCLDTENQVWLMLHSGSRNIGNNLAQCHINTAKELAKMAGNNLSDPDLAYFIAGTPEFQAYWHDLQWAQNYASFNRDVMMARFKRIIEKHLAGGKVTKPLLQVNCHHNYAEKEIHFGEDVYVTRKGAVRADKEDYGIIPGSMGAKSFIVKGKGNVHSFCSCSHGAGRLMSRNKAKNVYTLDDLIEQTQGVECRKDTGVLDEIPGAYKPIDQVMENQSDLVEVVATLKQVVCVKG, encoded by the coding sequence ATGCCTTACGAAAAGTTAGAAATTAAGACACAATCACCCGTTTTATCTTGGGCAAATCACCCCTTGGGTTCAGAAGAAATCAAGATGGCTAAAAATGTGGCATCGCTACCTTTTGTATTTAAACACGTAGCATTAATGCCAGATGTTCACTTAGGAAAAGGTGCTTTAGTTGGTTCTGTAATTGCGACAAAAGAAGCAATTATTCCTGCTGCTGTCGGCGTGGATATTGGTTGCGGTATGAGTGCTATTAAAACACCATTTACTGCTGAACAATTAGAAGGCAAACTCAAGAAAATTCGTCTCGATATTGAAGCAGCAATTCCTACAGGTTTTAACGAAAATAAAGATGCAGAAAAATCTGTCACCAATTGGCAACGTTGGCGAGATTTTCAAGACTTGCATCGTGGGGTGCAAGACTTACAAAGTAAAGCGATGAAACAAATGGGTTCTCTCGGCGGCGGAAATCATTTTATTGAAGTGTGCCTAGATACAGAGAACCAAGTTTGGCTGATGTTACATTCCGGTTCTCGGAACATTGGCAATAATCTCGCTCAATGCCATATTAATACAGCTAAGGAATTAGCAAAGATGGCGGGTAATAATTTATCTGACCCGGATTTGGCTTATTTTATAGCTGGTACACCAGAATTTCAGGCTTATTGGCATGATTTACAATGGGCGCAAAATTACGCCAGTTTCAATCGCGATGTAATGATGGCACGTTTTAAACGCATCATAGAAAAACATCTAGCCGGAGGCAAGGTAACTAAACCTTTATTACAGGTAAATTGTCATCATAACTACGCTGAAAAAGAAATACATTTTGGCGAAGATGTGTATGTCACTCGTAAAGGTGCAGTCCGCGCCGATAAAGAAGACTATGGGATTATTCCTGGTTCAATGGGAGCAAAATCTTTCATTGTCAAAGGTAAAGGTAATGTTCATAGCTTTTGTTCTTGCTCTCACGGTGCTGGTCGTTTAATGTCAAGAAATAAAGCTAAAAATGTCTACACCCTTGATGATTTAATTGAGCAAACTCAGGGTGTAGAATGCCGCAAAGATACGGGTGTTTTAGATGAAATTCCCGGTGCTTATAAGCCGATAGATCAAGTGATGGAGAATCAATCTGATTTGGTGGAAGTTGTAGCCACACTCAAACAAGTTGTTTGTGTAAAAGGTTGA